AGGGTAGTGAGTCTTACTGTACAGAGCCTGAGGGATGTAGTATTTGTTCTCTTTTCTACGGATCGGCACGGCCCTGAAAATTACATCCCCGACAAACAGGTCCTTCttattgctgctgctctctAGAAACTCAATGATGTTTTCTATGCTGACAAAGACGTCGTCGTCACCCTTGAAAATGTAGCGTACATTGGGGCAGTAGATGTCAAACCACTTGAGGAAGTGAGTCTCCTTGAGCGTGAGGTTGAAGAAGGTATCCAGGAAGTCCCACTGGAGGATGTCCCCGTAGATGTAGTCCTCAAACTCCACTAACTTCTGATGGTTTGCTCTCTCCGCCTCGTTGGATGGTTGTCCAATGAGGAAGAGAGTCTTTATCCTCTTGCCGTCGACCACCTGCTCTTTCCCCCAGGTTTTTCGGATCACCTCCCTGCGGTCATGCTGGGTCGCCACAGACTTTATCACCATGAGCAGATGCACGTCCCCTTTGCACTTCTCCGGGTGGTTGAGGAGCATGGGAAAGGACCGGCAGTGTCGATACAGCAGGAACTGTTTGAAGTTTGGCTCCAGGCTCTTGAACCAGTCCTGACTTGACATGTTGAGGTTGGCGCTGCAGTTGGTGCTGGTTACATCCCATGTTCTCAGACTGACGTCCTCAGTGATTCTGGGCTTCTGAGTGGTGGCTCCAGACATGCTCATTGACGTGCGTTTGCCGGCCTTCCAGAAGCTTTTAATCCCCAGATACGAGCCGGTCTTCTCGTGAGAGGCGGCATCGGGCTCCACTCCCTCAGACGCGTCCATTCGAGCCTGCCTCTCCAGCTCGAAGGGAGCCCCCATGTTGATGCTTCCTCTCTGGACGACAGTCAGAGCCACCACAGCCAGCAGGAACATGACGCTCACCCTCTTGTACACCCTCCAACGGTCTCTGTTGTTCATCCTGCaagacagagacacagctgccaGTCAGAATTGAGACCCATCGTACGATTGAAACACCCTTTGTCTGACTGAAAGCTGCAATGTGAAGTGTGATTGCATAAGATTAATGTTTGAATGCTTTGAATAAGGAAAGAAAGCCCAGAGTTATTCAGAGGTTTCTCCAAGGAGCAGAACAATCCAGGATTTAACACAGAGTAAGATTAAATCACCAGATTAGAGTAGTTATCATTTTAAGGCATAAAAGCTTGCATCCATTTTGCAGGGAAATCAAAAGACAGTTTGTCGCCACAACATTCAATAAAGCAAAGATTTGCCTAAGGGAAGTAACCATACCCCACCGTCTGCTTTCTCTGTAGCACAGTTTGCATACATGAAAATGCATGGTTATGTTAAATGCAAATGGTTCCCTTCTTTGTGTTGTGGCTTTCTGATCTTATATTCTGGTGAAAGCAGAGAGGGGTTGTTTTTAACCTGATAAAGGGAGGCTGTCACTGTTCGTTGAAGAAGTGACGTGAGGAATGTTCGAGGAAACAGAAGTAATCTCTGGAACTTCAAATCCTCACATTTCCAACATGTCATGCTGGGGCTCGTTACACACACTCCCATgtgccccccccacccccccaccccccacctcaGAGGGAGACTTTTACccaagaaaaacaaatcaacacaGAGGAAATGTTTGTGATGCAGCCAAGAAATCTTTAAAGCAGTGAGATAAATGTTGGAATCAGATACATAAATGACTTTGTGATAAAGGAATATTGAATAGTGAGATTTTAGGGCATATGTTGAAAGAGAAGCAGAATATGTGTCTTCATTTGAGCAGGTGGTGAATGCAAGAAATGGTATAATATATGTTCCTCTCCTTGTGACTGAGAGACATTTATTAAAGCTGCACAGAATCTCCCTGACTTCTTAAAAATCTGATTCTCCCACATGCTTTATTCTTTGATCTCTGTCAGGATTttggagtttaaataaagataatatatatttattcttcatAAATCAAGCTTCAAAAGAAGATCATCACCTCTTTTGACTTCACTTAGCAGCTTCTCccctagaccaggggttccaaaaCTGCCGACCCTCACTATCCCAAGGAGTGATTAAAAGTAACTTCACAGATCATtttgctggtctgcagaaaattagacACCTATGCTCATGTGGCTTTGTGTCCTGCGctgttactgatgcttttgttgatgAACTGTTTACTAAAACTGACTCTAACCTTCTTTAGGAGACATctagcaacaaagaaaggcagaaaactaaggaaaataattttaatttcaaattgaattacttaaaacatatatattttcagtAATGGACAATATACaacattttagattacttaacccttctgttatgtttgtttctcaggaacagcattaatgttcctgggtcaatttaacccgGGGCATAATTAATtataaa
The genomic region above belongs to Notolabrus celidotus isolate fNotCel1 chromosome 2, fNotCel1.pri, whole genome shotgun sequence and contains:
- the b3gnt7 gene encoding UDP-GlcNAc:betaGal beta-1,3-N-acetylglucosaminyltransferase 7; amino-acid sequence: MMNNRDRWRVYKRVSVMFLLAVVALTVVQRGSINMGAPFELERQARMDASEGVEPDAASHEKTGSYLGIKSFWKAGKRTSMSMSGATTQKPRITEDVSLRTWDVTSTNCSANLNMSSQDWFKSLEPNFKQFLLYRHCRSFPMLLNHPEKCKGDVHLLMVIKSVATQHDRREVIRKTWGKEQVVDGKRIKTLFLIGQPSNEAERANHQKLVEFEDYIYGDILQWDFLDTFFNLTLKETHFLKWFDIYCPNVRYIFKGDDDVFVSIENIIEFLESSSNKKDLFVGDVIFRAVPIRRKENKYYIPQALYSKTHYPPYAGGGGFLMDGNLAKRLYRVAETMELYPIDDVFLGMCLEALEVTPIKHNAFKTFGLVKNKQSKLNREPCFFKSMIVVHKLLPLDLMHMWNLLNSDLVCSRKVEIL